A window of Corallococcus macrosporus DSM 14697 contains these coding sequences:
- a CDS encoding AAA family ATPase: protein MMRWPEAEGTGEAVEPGDAGSRAPAPTRELHVEYDDAPPPEATPPRRSGSVPRWRNTLQGQEPHWEEVVASRSTEGTAPVKPPAEEAAGLRRTEGAAPAVPLQEEALALRRTVGSMPVEPPRAPEPTEARAEVARAPNPMLVVSRMARGRGDTEDVPSRDIAAPEDVSPAEREAMRAAVATGKRRELWSPPAYLPEDLREALLSERSQYRAQLLQDVREVSLQGASVLSLIPRPAADPDWSGGSVLGFLGEECVFGGDVVHLDFESGRVFAAPSHGDDVDRRALSADRWCYRPYDFAEALCAAASAYEDRQDALTESLRRACGEAPPATLTPQDEALIPADRLWRQPWGCIWGPPGTGKTTAVADLIARALRAYPGERILAVAPTNRAADELVLRVSALLEREPIPLRPLARSIFRGGTGASEALAKLPTVTLEDTKGGKLRASIEERERDLMLQRVRGGPAHELARLQAELRGLRGKVKDPTLKEVEKGDCPLVVVTVHRALRLVSELEGKQHFARLVVDEAGMVTRAATALMGPLAERVTLAGDPKQIGPVSRAAEGAGKGTQKWLRGSGLSHLEDAVKDAARADVLLLRTQHRMHPDIAKVVSHFCYGGALEDGDVVKQRAERPAPVAAFPSVRAGWVVLDGLTRDSKRLTHGRGETGSGYQRELSANLAVSLAREAVRSGLSVLCVTPYRAQAALLRRLGNAAGLRGDVFSASTIHRQQGTQYDVVLVDTVAGGRPFPPHTLVPMLNVAASRAKDYLLVLASRDEARAATIPQRFLSLLPRLRVHPGEPLRLEPLPVPQRAPPPPPPPVPLDLGAEIQGARPGQPLFTHEQVSLFERRFDDGHHLVRGVAGSGKTYVLAHWVARYLLENAEAQVLVSFYNRALAPLVDKLLVEALAQRAGRLRVRELRARVTVRHVGALRRHAPGSFDGVFVDEAQDMDAKALAMLHALVRPDLLPDGREVRCFQLFMDDSQNVYGQVPIDALKEQLPEGLSFRGRTRVLKETFRATRDILDVAFNVVLDPLRQHGAAEPGMREYMKVGELAREGLVWLPEETLEGLFRVQSTERGGVLPQVRGFASSASEARQVAREIARLIREEGVHPGDILVVAPVMPSQFTEALKRAGVPAEAYGGKGGRNVTDFRVSGVDHVRATTVFSCKGHECPIVFFAGLDALDTAEQWMAGARERSARENERIRRAMFYVGATRAMKRQYLTGVRGARFLRVAATYVETLGGLAPAAPSPEGAPGAGAK, encoded by the coding sequence ATGATGCGGTGGCCGGAGGCGGAAGGTACGGGCGAAGCGGTGGAGCCCGGGGATGCGGGCTCGCGCGCGCCGGCGCCCACCCGCGAGCTGCACGTCGAGTACGACGACGCGCCGCCGCCCGAAGCCACGCCGCCCCGGCGAAGTGGCTCCGTGCCGCGCTGGCGCAACACGCTCCAGGGGCAGGAGCCGCATTGGGAAGAGGTGGTCGCGTCACGGAGCACCGAGGGTACGGCGCCTGTCAAGCCACCCGCGGAAGAGGCGGCAGGGCTGCGTCGCACCGAGGGCGCTGCGCCTGCCGTGCCGCTCCAGGAAGAGGCGCTGGCGCTGCGTCGCACCGTGGGCTCGATGCCCGTCGAGCCGCCCCGGGCGCCCGAGCCCACCGAGGCGCGGGCGGAGGTGGCGCGCGCGCCAAACCCCATGCTGGTCGTGTCGCGGATGGCGCGGGGGCGCGGAGACACGGAGGACGTGCCCTCGCGTGACATCGCGGCGCCGGAGGACGTCAGCCCCGCCGAGCGCGAGGCGATGCGCGCCGCGGTGGCCACCGGGAAGCGCCGCGAGCTCTGGTCGCCGCCCGCGTACCTGCCGGAGGACCTGCGGGAGGCGCTGCTGTCCGAGCGCAGCCAGTACCGCGCGCAGCTCCTCCAGGACGTGCGAGAAGTCAGCCTCCAGGGGGCGAGCGTCCTCTCCCTCATCCCGCGCCCGGCGGCGGACCCGGACTGGTCCGGCGGCTCGGTGCTGGGGTTCCTGGGAGAGGAGTGCGTCTTCGGCGGTGACGTCGTCCACCTGGACTTCGAGTCGGGTCGCGTGTTCGCCGCGCCCAGCCACGGGGATGACGTGGACCGGCGCGCGCTGTCCGCGGACCGCTGGTGCTACCGGCCCTATGACTTCGCGGAGGCCCTCTGCGCGGCGGCCTCCGCCTACGAGGACCGGCAGGACGCGCTCACCGAGTCCCTGCGACGCGCCTGCGGCGAGGCCCCGCCGGCCACGCTGACGCCTCAAGACGAGGCCCTGATTCCGGCCGACCGGCTCTGGCGCCAGCCCTGGGGCTGCATCTGGGGGCCGCCCGGCACGGGCAAGACGACGGCCGTGGCGGACCTCATCGCCCGGGCCCTGCGCGCCTACCCTGGCGAGCGCATCCTCGCGGTGGCGCCCACCAACCGCGCCGCGGACGAGCTGGTCCTCCGCGTCAGCGCGCTGCTGGAGCGCGAGCCCATCCCGCTGCGGCCCCTGGCGCGCAGCATCTTCCGCGGCGGCACCGGCGCGAGCGAGGCGCTGGCGAAGCTGCCCACGGTGACGCTGGAGGACACCAAGGGCGGCAAGCTGCGCGCCAGCATCGAGGAGCGGGAGCGGGACCTCATGCTCCAGCGCGTGCGAGGCGGCCCCGCCCATGAGCTGGCCAGGCTCCAGGCGGAGCTGCGCGGCCTGCGCGGCAAGGTGAAGGACCCCACGCTCAAGGAGGTGGAGAAGGGGGACTGCCCGCTGGTGGTGGTCACCGTGCACCGCGCGCTGCGCCTGGTGTCGGAGCTGGAGGGGAAGCAGCACTTCGCGCGGCTGGTGGTGGACGAGGCCGGCATGGTGACGCGCGCGGCCACCGCGTTGATGGGGCCGCTGGCGGAGCGGGTGACGCTGGCGGGAGACCCGAAGCAGATTGGCCCGGTGAGCCGTGCCGCGGAGGGCGCGGGCAAGGGCACGCAGAAGTGGCTGCGCGGCAGCGGCCTGTCCCACCTGGAGGACGCGGTGAAGGACGCGGCGCGCGCGGACGTGCTGCTGCTGCGCACCCAGCACCGCATGCACCCGGACATCGCGAAGGTGGTGAGCCACTTCTGCTACGGCGGAGCGCTGGAGGACGGCGACGTCGTCAAGCAGCGCGCGGAGCGGCCCGCCCCGGTGGCTGCCTTCCCGTCCGTGCGCGCGGGCTGGGTGGTGCTGGACGGCCTCACGCGCGACTCGAAGCGCCTCACCCATGGACGCGGCGAGACGGGCTCCGGCTACCAGCGCGAGCTGTCCGCCAACCTCGCCGTGTCCCTGGCGCGCGAGGCGGTGCGCTCGGGCCTCAGCGTCCTGTGCGTCACGCCCTACCGCGCCCAGGCCGCCCTGCTGCGCCGGCTGGGCAACGCCGCGGGCCTGCGCGGGGACGTCTTCAGCGCGTCCACCATCCACCGCCAGCAGGGCACCCAGTACGACGTGGTGCTGGTGGACACCGTCGCTGGCGGCAGGCCGTTTCCGCCCCACACGCTGGTGCCCATGCTCAACGTGGCCGCCAGCCGCGCGAAGGACTACCTGCTGGTGCTGGCCTCGCGTGACGAGGCGCGCGCCGCCACGATTCCGCAGCGCTTCCTGTCGCTCTTGCCGCGGCTGCGCGTGCACCCCGGCGAGCCCCTGCGCCTGGAGCCGCTGCCCGTCCCGCAGCGCGCGCCGCCGCCACCCCCTCCTCCGGTGCCGCTGGACCTGGGCGCGGAAATCCAGGGCGCGCGGCCCGGGCAGCCCCTCTTCACGCACGAGCAGGTGTCCCTCTTCGAGCGCCGCTTCGATGACGGGCACCACCTGGTGCGCGGCGTGGCCGGCAGCGGCAAGACGTACGTGCTGGCGCACTGGGTGGCGCGCTACCTGCTGGAGAACGCCGAGGCGCAGGTGCTGGTGTCCTTCTACAACCGGGCCCTGGCGCCGCTGGTGGACAAGCTGTTGGTGGAGGCGCTGGCCCAGCGCGCGGGCCGTCTGCGGGTGCGCGAGCTGCGCGCACGGGTGACGGTGCGGCACGTGGGCGCGCTGCGCCGCCATGCCCCCGGCTCCTTCGACGGCGTCTTCGTGGACGAGGCCCAGGACATGGACGCCAAGGCGCTGGCCATGCTCCACGCGCTGGTGCGCCCGGACCTGCTGCCGGACGGGCGCGAGGTGCGCTGCTTCCAGCTCTTCATGGACGACTCGCAGAACGTCTATGGCCAGGTGCCCATCGACGCGCTGAAGGAGCAGCTCCCCGAAGGGCTGTCGTTCCGCGGCCGCACCCGCGTGCTCAAGGAGACGTTCCGCGCCACCCGGGACATCCTCGACGTGGCCTTCAACGTGGTGCTGGACCCGCTGCGCCAGCACGGCGCGGCCGAGCCCGGCATGCGCGAATACATGAAGGTGGGGGAGCTGGCGCGCGAGGGGCTCGTCTGGCTCCCGGAGGAGACGCTGGAGGGCCTCTTCCGCGTCCAGTCCACCGAGCGCGGCGGCGTGCTGCCCCAGGTGCGCGGCTTCGCCTCGAGCGCCAGCGAGGCGCGGCAGGTGGCCCGCGAGATTGCCCGCCTCATCCGCGAGGAGGGCGTCCACCCCGGCGACATCCTCGTGGTGGCCCCCGTCATGCCCTCCCAGTTCACGGAGGCGCTCAAGCGCGCGGGCGTGCCGGCGGAGGCCTACGGCGGCAAGGGCGGGCGCAACGTGACGGACTTCCGCGTCAGCGGCGTGGACCACGTGCGCGCCACCACGGTGTTCTCCTGCAAGGGGCACGAGTGCCCCATCGTCTTCTTCGCGGGCCTGGACGCGCTGGACACCGCGGAGCAGTGGATGGCCGGCGCCCGGGAGCGCTCGGCCCGGGAGAACGAGCGCATCCGCCGCGCCATGTTCTACGTGGGCGCGACGCGCGCGATGAAGCGGCAGTACCTCACCGGCGTACGCGGCGCGCGCTTCCTCCGCGTGGCCGCCACCTACGTGGAGACGCTGGGCGGGCTCGCCCCCGCGGCACCGTCCCCGGAGGGCGCCCCGGGGGCGGGTGCGAAGTAG
- a CDS encoding ABC transporter substrate-binding protein/permease has protein sequence MARRPSFLLPPVLALLALGLLTACGAEQDTGLARVRRTGELRWGADAQGGEPYAMEDPDAPGGMRGFEVELAEALARELGVRARFVQNDWSSLVPSLERGSFDVALNGLEVTPARAGRILFTRPYYVFNLRLLARRDDAAVTGLEPLRGQRVGTLANSLAWELLQRSGVEAVPYEGVEEPYIDLEQGRVRAVLMDDLIAQRYGQPRPGLRVVGDVGEGYYAIAVRPGEEDLREALDAALGRIARSGELRAIFQRWGIDSAAQQRMVDWTDAQTREVLAPARAARMGWGQLVLFLQAAGVTLLVSVGAMALAIPLGVGLALTRLYGPGWAGRLATGYVELFRGTPVLLQLYVLYYGLAGVLRLDPLSAAILGLGLNYAAYEAEVYRAGVLAVPRGQLEAAMALGMPLRLALRRVIIPQAFRVALPGVTNDFIALLKDSSLVSVISVVELTKRMTITAVDVRSWLIPGALCALMYLAMSYPLSRLARHLEARLERG, from the coding sequence GTGGCACGAAGGCCTTCATTCCTCCTTCCCCCCGTCCTGGCGCTCCTGGCGCTGGGGCTGCTGACCGCGTGTGGCGCGGAGCAGGACACCGGGCTGGCGCGGGTGCGCCGCACGGGCGAGCTGCGCTGGGGCGCGGATGCCCAGGGTGGGGAGCCCTACGCCATGGAGGACCCGGACGCTCCCGGGGGCATGCGCGGCTTCGAGGTGGAGCTGGCGGAGGCGCTGGCGCGCGAGCTGGGCGTCCGGGCCCGGTTCGTCCAGAATGACTGGTCCAGCCTGGTGCCTTCGCTGGAGCGCGGCTCGTTCGACGTGGCGCTCAACGGGCTCGAAGTCACGCCGGCGCGCGCCGGGCGCATCCTCTTCACCCGGCCCTACTACGTCTTCAACCTGCGGCTCCTGGCCCGGCGGGACGACGCGGCCGTCACCGGGCTCGAGCCGCTGCGCGGCCAGCGGGTGGGGACGTTGGCCAACTCCCTGGCGTGGGAGTTGCTCCAGCGCAGCGGCGTGGAGGCGGTGCCCTACGAAGGCGTGGAGGAGCCCTACATCGACCTGGAGCAGGGCCGGGTGCGCGCGGTGTTGATGGACGACCTCATCGCGCAGCGCTACGGCCAGCCGCGCCCGGGGCTCCGGGTGGTGGGCGACGTGGGGGAGGGCTACTACGCCATCGCGGTGCGGCCCGGCGAGGAGGACCTGCGCGAGGCGCTGGACGCGGCGCTGGGGCGCATCGCCCGCTCGGGGGAGCTGCGCGCCATCTTCCAGCGCTGGGGCATCGACAGCGCCGCGCAGCAGCGGATGGTGGACTGGACGGACGCGCAGACGCGCGAGGTGCTGGCGCCCGCGCGGGCGGCGCGCATGGGCTGGGGGCAGCTCGTGCTGTTCCTCCAGGCCGCGGGCGTGACGCTGCTGGTGTCGGTGGGCGCCATGGCGCTGGCCATTCCCCTGGGCGTGGGGCTGGCGCTGACGCGGCTGTACGGGCCCGGCTGGGCGGGGCGGCTGGCCACCGGCTACGTGGAGCTGTTCCGCGGCACGCCGGTGCTGCTTCAACTCTACGTCCTCTATTACGGGCTGGCGGGCGTGCTCCGGCTGGACCCCCTCAGCGCGGCCATCCTCGGGCTGGGCCTGAACTACGCGGCCTACGAGGCGGAGGTCTACCGGGCGGGCGTGCTGGCCGTGCCCAGGGGACAGCTCGAGGCGGCGATGGCGCTGGGCATGCCGTTGCGGCTGGCGCTGCGGCGGGTCATCATCCCCCAGGCCTTCCGCGTGGCCCTGCCCGGCGTCACCAACGACTTCATCGCGCTGCTCAAGGACAGCTCCCTGGTGTCCGTCATCTCCGTGGTGGAGCTGACGAAGCGGATGACGATTACCGCGGTGGATGTCCGAAGCTGGCTGATACCCGGCGCGTTGTGCGCATTGATGTACCTGGCGATGAGCTATCCCTTGTCCCGGCTGGCGAGGCACCTGGAAGCGAGGCTGGAGCGCGGATGA
- a CDS encoding response regulator encodes MDAFKVLVVDDEQPIARALQRLLKREGFEVQIAFSGNEALERLEAFSPDIVLTDFRMPGMTGSELLQRIKRSHPLALRLIISGYADFKSVVASVNEGEICRFISKPWDDAELVTYLKGLLRHRESMACLYAPFRGAPDGVNAEVGLSAAAMVLKVQVADPSFPADQAVSLIERFAGVLADDRLKLVGGLLERYGGRLSFMADVGGPQRLRLEVPVPTLESVNALRPGASDA; translated from the coding sequence ATGGATGCGTTCAAGGTTCTGGTGGTCGACGATGAGCAGCCCATCGCACGCGCGCTGCAGCGTTTGTTGAAGCGAGAGGGATTCGAGGTCCAGATTGCCTTCAGCGGCAACGAGGCGCTCGAGCGGCTGGAGGCGTTCAGCCCGGACATCGTCCTGACGGATTTCCGGATGCCAGGAATGACGGGCAGCGAGCTGCTCCAGCGCATCAAACGCAGCCATCCGCTGGCGCTGCGCCTCATCATCTCTGGCTATGCGGACTTCAAGTCCGTGGTGGCCTCGGTGAACGAGGGCGAAATCTGCCGCTTCATCAGCAAGCCCTGGGACGACGCGGAGCTGGTGACGTACCTCAAGGGGCTGCTGCGGCACCGCGAGTCGATGGCGTGCCTCTACGCCCCCTTCCGCGGCGCGCCCGACGGGGTGAACGCGGAGGTGGGCCTGTCCGCCGCGGCCATGGTGCTCAAGGTGCAGGTGGCCGACCCGTCCTTCCCGGCCGACCAGGCCGTCTCGCTCATCGAGCGCTTCGCGGGCGTGCTGGCCGATGACCGCCTCAAGTTGGTGGGCGGCCTGCTCGAACGCTACGGCGGGCGCCTGTCCTTCATGGCGGACGTCGGCGGGCCGCAGCGGCTCCGGCTGGAGGTGCCGGTGCCCACCCTGGAGTCCGTCAACGCCCTGCGCCCCGGCGCCAGCGACGCCTGA
- a CDS encoding CHAT domain-containing protein — protein sequence MSSVCDNLERFVDGELLPVDAENFRHHLARCGACESRMKELLALELLADDALNGPAPERAGARPSWRSRSWLMVVPLALAAGLAALVLVPRSEPASAAPELWLADAATRPLELRLTHPGADGYRPYQVMRSGAGPKPQALALRELARLEEAADHRGIASAFLLRGDLAQASAFLDKLPPSPDLDTDRAALALQQDEPEKALVLLERALKARPRHAQALWNQALALQRLGLSLRAAESFEQVAKLGERGWSDEAARRAQALRSAAEQERQDWKGMRQDCQRMVDGGAPLTSAQAEALPGMARVCLYNALRAAASPERVESLRPLAATLDRREDGTHLEDAVRRTARRDFSARTPLAQEYARLTRGEVRGPALESLLTRLREARQEDLLLGALAYADPRQFPDEYRALALETRDPWFALLAEERQARAEARADAPQRARERLQAAVKACAASGKQAYRCMLMQRELGLVMARLHRPVDARASFLAALRAARDSREWGSVRNLLQDLGQVARTQGDLVLARAYVEELLLQTPEGCADSEVALTSLALAHHRALDFAGAREFLDRAVQCSQKPSMARLALLADLARTPFRKPGDARLLEQGLGALRASGTQDGGDLALLRHIEGRFYLEQDAGRGQTLLRQALADASKLPAANVSARKARVYSYTSLILDAGRTGALEQGLDLFAEEHAMPSPERCVLGVTVDDERTLVVARDADGRLLGHHDTGREAPLEGAEGLVPEAVVKALRACPSVDVLARPPVQGRAGLLPSDIAWSYRVGGLTAAPRANAKARRLIVTDVLAPESLHLPVLRAWNPAHDTGEGLTLLRGAEATPPRVLTAMRDATEVQVHAHGIIDPTVADASVLVLSPEAQGGRFALTTGDLKGQRLRGRPVVLLAACYAGHTSAYLHENFGLPLAFIEAGARAVLAATQEIPDDEAHAFFEPVLARIREGVPAAVALRDERQAWLRRSASTWVQQVLLFE from the coding sequence ATGAGCAGCGTCTGCGACAACCTGGAGCGCTTCGTCGACGGGGAGCTGCTCCCCGTGGACGCGGAGAACTTCCGTCACCACCTGGCCCGCTGCGGCGCGTGTGAGTCGCGGATGAAGGAGCTGCTCGCGCTGGAGCTGCTCGCCGACGACGCGTTGAACGGCCCCGCGCCCGAGCGCGCGGGCGCGCGGCCCTCCTGGCGGAGCAGGTCCTGGCTGATGGTGGTGCCGCTCGCGCTCGCCGCGGGGCTGGCCGCGCTGGTGCTGGTGCCCCGCTCGGAGCCCGCGAGCGCCGCGCCCGAGCTCTGGCTGGCGGACGCGGCCACCCGGCCCCTGGAGCTCCGCCTCACCCATCCCGGCGCGGACGGGTACCGCCCCTACCAGGTGATGCGCAGCGGCGCGGGCCCCAAGCCCCAGGCCCTGGCGCTGCGCGAGCTGGCCCGGCTGGAAGAGGCGGCGGACCACCGGGGCATCGCCTCGGCCTTCCTGCTGCGCGGGGACCTGGCGCAGGCCTCCGCCTTCCTCGACAAGCTGCCGCCCTCCCCGGACCTGGACACGGACCGCGCGGCCCTGGCGCTTCAGCAAGACGAGCCGGAGAAGGCGCTCGTCCTGCTGGAGCGCGCGCTGAAGGCGCGGCCCCGTCATGCCCAGGCGCTCTGGAACCAGGCGCTGGCGCTCCAGCGGCTCGGCCTGTCGCTGCGCGCCGCGGAGTCCTTCGAGCAGGTGGCGAAGCTCGGCGAGCGCGGCTGGAGCGACGAGGCGGCGCGGCGCGCCCAGGCGCTGCGGAGCGCGGCGGAGCAGGAGCGCCAGGACTGGAAGGGCATGCGTCAGGACTGCCAGCGCATGGTGGACGGCGGCGCGCCGCTCACCTCCGCTCAGGCGGAGGCGCTGCCGGGCATGGCGCGCGTGTGCCTCTACAACGCCCTGCGCGCGGCGGCCTCGCCCGAGCGCGTGGAGTCCCTGCGCCCCCTGGCGGCGACGTTGGACCGGCGGGAGGACGGCACGCACCTGGAGGACGCCGTGCGCCGCACCGCCCGGCGGGACTTCTCCGCGCGCACGCCGCTGGCCCAGGAGTACGCGCGCCTCACCCGGGGCGAGGTGAGGGGCCCCGCGTTGGAGTCCCTTCTCACGCGGCTGCGCGAGGCCCGGCAGGAGGACCTGCTGCTGGGCGCGCTCGCGTACGCGGACCCGCGCCAGTTCCCGGACGAGTACCGGGCGCTCGCGCTGGAGACGAGGGACCCGTGGTTCGCGCTGCTGGCCGAGGAGCGGCAGGCGCGGGCGGAGGCCCGGGCGGACGCGCCGCAGCGCGCGCGGGAGCGGCTCCAGGCCGCGGTGAAGGCGTGCGCGGCCTCCGGGAAGCAGGCGTACCGCTGCATGCTGATGCAGCGGGAGCTGGGCCTGGTGATGGCGCGGCTCCACCGGCCCGTGGATGCGCGCGCCAGCTTCCTCGCCGCGCTGCGGGCCGCCCGGGACAGCCGGGAGTGGGGCTCGGTGCGCAACCTGCTCCAGGACCTGGGACAGGTGGCGCGGACGCAGGGCGACCTGGTGCTGGCCCGGGCGTACGTGGAGGAGCTGCTGCTCCAGACGCCCGAGGGCTGCGCGGACTCCGAGGTGGCCCTCACCAGCCTGGCGCTCGCACACCACCGGGCGTTGGACTTCGCGGGCGCCCGGGAGTTCCTCGACCGGGCCGTCCAGTGCAGCCAGAAGCCCTCCATGGCGCGGCTGGCGCTGCTCGCCGACCTGGCCCGCACGCCCTTCCGCAAGCCGGGAGACGCGCGGTTGCTGGAGCAGGGCCTGGGCGCGCTGCGCGCTTCGGGCACCCAGGACGGGGGAGACCTCGCCCTGCTGCGCCACATCGAGGGGCGCTTCTACCTGGAGCAGGACGCGGGCCGGGGGCAGACGCTGCTGCGTCAGGCGCTGGCGGACGCCTCCAAGCTGCCAGCGGCGAACGTGAGCGCGCGCAAGGCCCGCGTCTACAGCTACACCTCGCTCATCCTCGACGCGGGCCGGACGGGCGCGTTGGAGCAGGGGCTGGACCTCTTCGCCGAGGAGCACGCCATGCCCTCGCCGGAGCGCTGCGTGCTGGGCGTCACGGTGGACGACGAGCGGACCCTCGTCGTGGCCCGGGACGCGGACGGGCGCCTGCTGGGCCACCACGACACGGGCCGGGAGGCGCCACTGGAAGGTGCCGAAGGGCTGGTGCCTGAAGCGGTGGTGAAGGCCCTGCGCGCCTGCCCCAGCGTGGACGTGCTCGCGCGGCCACCGGTGCAGGGGCGCGCGGGGCTGCTGCCCTCCGACATCGCGTGGTCCTACCGGGTGGGCGGCCTGACCGCGGCCCCGCGCGCCAACGCGAAGGCGCGCCGGCTCATCGTGACGGACGTGCTGGCCCCTGAGTCGCTGCACCTGCCCGTGCTGCGCGCGTGGAACCCGGCCCATGACACGGGCGAAGGGCTCACCCTGCTCCGCGGCGCCGAGGCCACGCCGCCGCGCGTCCTCACGGCCATGCGGGACGCCACCGAGGTGCAGGTCCACGCGCACGGCATCATCGACCCGACGGTGGCGGACGCCTCCGTCCTCGTGCTCTCACCGGAGGCCCAGGGCGGCCGCTTCGCGCTCACCACCGGGGACTTGAAGGGGCAGCGGCTGCGGGGCCGGCCCGTGGTGCTGCTGGCGGCCTGCTACGCGGGCCACACCAGCGCGTACCTGCATGAGAACTTCGGCCTGCCCCTGGCCTTCATCGAAGCCGGCGCGCGGGCCGTCCTGGCCGCCACGCAGGAGATTCCCGACGACGAGGCCCATGCCTTCTTCGAGCCCGTCCTGGCCCGGATTCGCGAAGGCGTCCCCGCGGCCGTGGCCTTGCGCGACGAGCGTCAGGCCTGGCTGCGCCGCAGCGCCAGCACCTGGGTCCAACAGGTGCTGCTCTTCGAGTAG
- a CDS encoding RNA polymerase sigma factor yields the protein MERHETRTTDGSATPGDGHRRQFEAFARARRPALLRIARRLCSGGGIDPEDLVQETLERAYRHFDKLMAENAGAVSVWLSTTMSNRFLDHCRRRRTEVMGAPMLRLVQDLDAEGEAAPQEQWERVSRDEFQKAIDQLRPPHLRDAYRLHVAGLRYRAIAQQLRSTEGTVGRWLTEARQALRVLLGGSDASHEGMAES from the coding sequence GTGGAACGACACGAGACAAGGACAACAGACGGCTCCGCCACGCCGGGTGACGGTCACCGCCGTCAGTTCGAGGCGTTCGCGCGCGCGCGGCGCCCGGCATTGCTCCGCATCGCCCGGCGCTTGTGTTCGGGTGGGGGCATCGACCCGGAGGACCTGGTCCAGGAGACGCTGGAGCGCGCCTACCGCCACTTCGACAAGCTGATGGCGGAGAACGCGGGCGCGGTGAGCGTCTGGCTGAGCACCACGATGAGCAACCGCTTCCTGGACCACTGCCGGCGGCGGCGCACCGAGGTGATGGGCGCGCCCATGCTGCGGCTGGTGCAGGACCTGGACGCGGAGGGCGAGGCGGCCCCCCAGGAGCAGTGGGAGCGCGTGTCCCGCGACGAATTCCAGAAGGCCATCGACCAGTTGCGGCCCCCGCACCTGCGCGACGCCTACCGCCTCCACGTGGCGGGGCTGCGGTACCGGGCCATTGCCCAGCAGCTCCGTTCGACAGAGGGGACGGTGGGCCGGTGGCTCACGGAGGCCCGGCAGGCGCTGCGCGTGCTGCTGGGAGGCAGTGACGCCTCGCACGAAGGCATGGCCGAATCATGA